GGCCCGCTTTTTCGCGCCCCCGCGCCCGATCAGGCCCGCAGCTGCAGGCGCGGCGGGGCCAGCACCACCCATACCAGCAGCGCCACCGTGGCCAGATTCCGCGCATTCAGCAGCCAGATCGTCCACGGCACAAAATCCAGCAGGCTCTGGTAGAAAAACGGGAAGAAGATAATCGTGGCGATACAGATAGCACCGAACAGCGCGATCTGGCCGGGGCGCAGCAGCAGCACAAAGGGTAGCAACCAGGCCAGATACTGCGGCGAATAGACTTTGTTGGCCACAATAAACACCAGCAGCGCCGCCGCGCTGGCCTGGATGAGCCGCGACGCCCACGCGCTGGGGTCGTCGCGCAGCATGCGGGCCTCATTGACCTCGCGCACCACCAGCGCCGCCACCAGCCCGCCGTAGAGCACCACGAACAGCGGCATGGCCCAGGGCAGCAGCGCCGTAGCCCAGGGCGACTCCAGGTTCAGCGAGCCATAGGTGAACACCACCGTGGCCGTGGTCTGCCCGGCCAGCACGCCCAGCAGCACCAGGCCGCCCGCCAGGCTTTCGATCTGAACCCCGCGATTCTCGTGGTAGAGCAGGAAGCTCAGCAGCCCGGCGCGCCCCACGAGCAGGAACGGCCCCACGGCCAGGGCCACGGCCAGCCCAGCGCCCAGCGCCAGCGCCAGCAGCTTGCGCCAGCGCAGCCGCGCCAGCGCGCGGGCCGCAAACACCGGCCCCAGCACCACCGGGTAGAGCTTGGCCGCGATGCCTAGCCCCAGCCAGCCGCCCGCCCAGCCATCGCGGCCCGCCAGCGCCGAGACCAGCGCCAGCGCGGTGAGCATGGCCGGAAACAGATCGAAGCGCCAGCCCAGCATGGGCGCGAGCGTGCCCACCAGGCCCGCCAGCACCAGCATGGCCACCCATGGTCGCCGCCCCACCTGCCGCGCCACCCGCCACATCGCCCCAGCTAGGATCGTCGCCCACAGGGCATTGCCCAGCAAGAACAGGCCGTTGATATACTTGATCGGCAGCGCATAGCCCAGCGTCACTATGCGCGGCAGCAGCATCGGCAGCAGCGCCAGCGGCGGGTACTCAACCTTCACATCGCGGTACGGCAGCTTGCCGTGGACAATCTCATTCGCATAGCGGGCGTAGATGTCCAGGTCGCCCTGCCACTGCGCCGTAGGCTTGTGGGTGGCCAGTGCGATCAGCACCAGCAGCACGCCGGGCAACAGCACCAGCAGAAACCATGGCCGAGAAAACACACGACGCATATCATAACCTCTGGTCACAAGACACAAGCGGACGCCAGCTGCTACCGGCTCCGAAGGCTACGGTAGCGGCTCAGAAT
The sequence above is a segment of the Chloroflexia bacterium SDU3-3 genome. Coding sequences within it:
- a CDS encoding DUF2029 domain-containing protein — its product is MRRVFSRPWFLLVLLPGVLLVLIALATHKPTAQWQGDLDIYARYANEIVHGKLPYRDVKVEYPPLALLPMLLPRIVTLGYALPIKYINGLFLLGNALWATILAGAMWRVARQVGRRPWVAMLVLAGLVGTLAPMLGWRFDLFPAMLTALALVSALAGRDGWAGGWLGLGIAAKLYPVVLGPVFAARALARLRWRKLLALALGAGLAVALAVGPFLLVGRAGLLSFLLYHENRGVQIESLAGGLVLLGVLAGQTTATVVFTYGSLNLESPWATALLPWAMPLFVVLYGGLVAALVVREVNEARMLRDDPSAWASRLIQASAAALLVFIVANKVYSPQYLAWLLPFVLLLRPGQIALFGAICIATIIFFPFFYQSLLDFVPWTIWLLNARNLATVALLVWVVLAPPRLQLRA